The sequence below is a genomic window from Thalassomonas haliotis.
ATTTTATCGCCGGTTTCCCTGAGCTTGCCGAGCCAGTCAATCGCCCCTTTAACGGTGACGCCGGCGCTGGCAAAATCGCGGGTGACTTTTGGCAGGTGATGGGCTTCGTCGATAATATAATAGGTATCTTCCGGTGACGGTAAGATCACGCCGCCGCCGAGATCTAAATCTGCCAGCAGCAGGCTGTGGTTGATCACCAGCACATCCGACTCGTCCATGGTGTCGCGGGCTTTATGGAACGGACAATGGCTGTGCTCGGACAAATGGCGTAAACAGCTGTGTTTATCGCTTTGTATCTGCTGCCAGATAGTGTGATGTATGCTTTCCGGCCAGGAGTCGATATCACCCGACCAGCTGCCGTCGTTGAGGGCCTTGAACATTTTGTTCAGGGTTTTGATATCGCTCGCCTTAGGTTTTTCGGCAAAGGTAAAACCTGCCTGGGGATCGTCTGTGGTCACCGCATGGCTGAGCTTTTGCCGACAGACATAACGCTGGCGGCCCTTAACCAGGGTGAATTTGAAATTTAACCCGGAATGCTGTTTTAAAAACGGCAGATCTTTATCCACCAGCTGCTCTTGCAGGGCGACGGTGGCGGTAGAGATGCAGACTTTCTTTTGTCTGGACAGGCCGATGGGGATTGAACCCAGGCTATAGGCCAGGGATTTTCCTGTGCCGGTGCCTGCTTCTATGGCAATGATTTTACGTGTTTTATCGTAATCGCCCGCCAGGGTTTTGGCAATTTCTGCTATCAGAAAAGTTTGCTGTTGGCGGGGATTAAAGTTAGGCAAGTTTTCACCTATGGCTTTGTATGCTTGTCTGATTGCTTGCTTTAACTTATCGCTTAACATGCCTGCGTTTGCTTCCTGATATTCAAGGTTGTTTAAATTTTCTAGCAATGGCTAGTTGTTAACATCTACTGCCAACAAAGGTATTGCCCGCGCGTTATTTCACTTGCTTAACCGGTATAAGGCAAGGAAAATAGCTGTGGTGGCAGTTTTTATTTCACTTTGACCGGCCAAGATGACAATTTTGATGTTCAAAGTGTAGTAGATGTTTTACACTGCTGTATATATTACCAGGTTTATTTTATCAGTTTATCTCAGCTTAATGAATCAATTAGTGAAAAATGGTTTTCTGCTTACCCGCCAATCGCAGGATCACGGCCACGGCACAGTGATCACCCTGTGGTTAAAAACGGCGCAGGGAGCGGTTAAGTTACTGATAGAAAATGAACAGTCGGTATTTTTTGTTATAAACGACCAGGTGGCCTTTGCCCAAAAGCTGTTAGGCGAGCAGCAGATAGCGGTCTCCAAAATATCTCCTCTAGCCTTAAAAACCTTTGGCCAGGATGAGGTCACAGGTTTTTATTTTAATACCATGCGGGACTTTTACAGCGCCCGCGATTGTTTAAAAACCGGCGGTATTAAATGTTATGAAGACGACTTTCGCCCGGATGATCGTTATTTGATGGAGCGTTTTATCACCGCCGGGATCGCTTTTGTCGGTGGGCAAGGTGCTGGTAACGAGCGTTTACGTGAGGTTAAAACCGCTGACGGCCCGGGCAATCAATACCTTGAAGTGGCCAAGGCCCGTTGTCGCCCGCAGCAGGTAGATATTGATTTGGTGATGGTATCAATTGATATTGAATGCGCCATGGACGGTACCCTGTATTCCATAGGCGCCTACAGTGATAGCTGTCAAAAAGTATTTATGATAGGCCCGGCGCCGGCCGATATTGATAGCCGGGAGGGCGGCACATCTGCTGACTATATTGTCTGGATAGAAAACGAAGTGCAGCTGCTGCATAGCTTTTTAGCCTGGCTGCGCGAGTATGATCCCGACATTATCATCGGCTGGAATGTTATCAACTTTGACATGGACCTGCTGCAAAAGCGCTGCGATAAATACGGCATCAGCTTTACTATTGGCCGCGACAACAAACCCGCTTATTGGCGTAAAAATAAAAACAGCGAACAAAAGTACCTGGAAATAGCCGGCCGCGTGGTGCTCGACGGTATCGATGTCTTAAAAACCGCCACCTATAATTTCCCGAGTTTTACCTTAGATTATGTCGCCAATGCCTTGCTCGGCATAGGAAAAAAAGTTGAAGATGTTGATAACCGCCTTAAAGAAATCACCGATAACTTTCTTCATAACAAACCGGCGCTGGCCGCCTATAACCTGGAAGATTGCCGCCTGGTATGGCTGATTTTCGAAGAAACTCTGTTGCTCGATTTTGCCAAACTCAGGGCACAACTGACCGGACTGGCGATTGACCGGGTTGGCGGCTCGGTGGCGGCTTTTACTAACTTATACCTGCCGAAACTGCACCGCAGCGGTTATGTCGCCCCCAATATGGGAGACGGCCATTCCGGCCTGGTATCTCCCGGCGGCTATGTGATGGACTCTATTCCCGGCCTTTATACCAATGTGCTGGTGCTGGACTTTAAAAGCCTGTACCCGAGTATTATCCGCACCTTTAAAATTGACCCTATGGGTATGATAGAAGGTTTAGCGGCACCGGATACCAGTATCCCGGGATTTGACGGTGCTTATTTCTCCCGCGGGCAGCATTTTCTGCCCGATATTATCGAGTCGTTATGGTCGGAGCGGGACAAGGCCAAGCGGGATAAAAATGCCGCCCTGTCGCAGGCGATTAAAATTATCATGAATTCTTTTTACGGTGTGCTTGGCTCTAACGGTTGTCGCTTCTATGACCCGCGCCTGTCCGGCTCTATCACCAAACGCAGCCATGCCATATTAAAAACCACCCAGGAGTGGATTGAAGCCAAGGGCTACAAGGTGATATACGGCGATACCGACTCGATATTTGTTGATATCAGCGCCGAGTATAACCGGGAGCAGAGCAGGGCGCTGGGCAAGGAATTGCAGGATTTAATCAATGACAAGTGGCAGCAAACCATTCGCGATGATTATGGCCTGCAAAGCCAATTGGAAATAGAATTCGAAACCCATTTTAGCAAGTTTTTAATGCCCACTATTCGCGGCCTGGATGTCGGTACGAAAAAACGTTATGCCGGTTTAGTGGAAAATAGCGGCGAACAAAAGATCATCTTCAAAGGCCTGGAAAGCGTGCGCACCGACTGGACCGAGCTGGCGAAAATATTTCAGCGGGAGTTATACCACAGGGTGTTTAACAATCTGGAAGTGGCGGATTATGTTAAAGATATGGTGGCGAAAACCCGCGCAGGAGCGTTTGATGATTGCCTGGTTTATCGCAAACGCCTGAGGCGAAAGCTAAAAGATTATGTGAAAAATGTGCCGCCCCATGTAAAAGCCGCCCGGCTGGCGGATGAGCAAAATGCGAAAGAGGGTAAACCGCTGCGCTATCAGAATAAGGGCTGGGTGGAATACTTTCTCACCTTAAACGGCCCGCAAACTAAAGAGCATTTATCGGCAGCACTGGATTATGATCTTTATATTGAGCGTCAACTGGAAGCGGTTGCGGATGCAATTTTACCTTTTATTGGTACCAGTTTTGCTGAAATTACCGATGCTCAGTTGAGTTTGTTTTCTTAATTTGGTTTCAGGTTTGGACTCAGTGATGAACTTTTGTCGTCAGTTAAGCTGTTGAACAATGCCATGATAAGGTCGGGCTTGATTTGTTCGACGTTGGTTTAATAAACACTTTAGGCGTGAGCCTTGCTTGAGGGGCTTTGTTTATCTTTATCGTAAAATTAATATCGTGATGAGCATGTAGCGCTCTCCCGAAGAGTTTAAGGAGATTCACGATAGTGCCGGTGAAAGCTGTGATTATGGTGCAATGCGCAGCGATGTTTGCGATACATTATTTAACGGGGCTTCAGACTTTTCATTCTCTGCACTTTTAGTCGAGTCATCTAACTCAGTTTCAGGCTCAACGGGTGATTTTGGCGGAGGTAGTGGTGGCTTCGGTGGGGGAGATAGCGGTGGTGATTAATCGCCTTTTACCCATTCAAATCACAAGCACCAGCAAAGCTGGCAGAAGCTACACATTGCGCGCTTCGGCCCGCGTTTGAGGCATTGGTATTTAGATATGAGTAAAATTGAATTTGTAAGTTTCAATCAGGTAGAGCCAGAGGATTTATTGCCTATTGTTAATGAGCCGATGTTGAGAAAACACCTGGTTGATCATCCCATTTTTGATTCTGTCAGCATCAAAGAATGGATGGACGGGAAGATTAAAACAGGATCTATACCGGGTTGTCGTGTTCGGGCAGTATTCATAGGCGGGATACTTGCTGGCTGGTGTGGCATTCAGCCGGACGATAATGGTTTTGAAATTGCAATTGTTATCTCCAAGTCGTTTTGGGGTTTTGGTATATCAATATTCAGCTCCTTGATGTGCTGGGCCAAAGCCTTGGGACATAAGGAAATAATGTTTCATTTACTTGAAACTCGCCCTGAATATAAGGCCTTAAAAAGCAAGGCCACTAAAGTTCAAAAAACAGAACTTTTGGGTCGAAACTTTACGACTTACTTTATATCGGTAGATAAATGGTATGCAGAGTAACCTCAATTGGTTTTTGAAAGCTTCAATCAAGGTGACGTTTACGGGATTATGATGTTATGGCGATATTGATAAAATGGTGGAGTATTTGATAACGAGTAGCATAACCTGTGTAAGCACATGGAGCATCCCTGATGCCTGGCCGGTGTCGCGGGCCTTATATTGTGGTGGGGGAAGATGAAACAGCAGAGTTTGTTGCCCAGTCACAAGCGTATGCTAAGAAGTTACAGGACTCTGAAAGCTTGGATGAATATCTGCTTTTAGAAGGTAAAAACCACTACACAGTATCTCGCCTGCTTAGCAGCAGTAATAACCTTTTAATGACAAGAATACTCGGCATGTGCGGTGCGCTTTCTGATTGAGGGCGGCAAGTACGATCAAAGAGTTTTTAAATGAGTGTCGATAACATAAGCCCGATGTCTTTGAGCAATTAATAGCGAGCAAATTACGGTTTTATTTCACATCAGTTTCACATCACGCCCACTATCTTTGCCTTACTTTTAAACGCGAAGAAAGAAAGTGTTATGACTCAGAAATATGCTTGGCGCTTAGCCTGTGTTGGTTGTTTTATTCATGCACACGCGGCAGAAACCCAAACAGCGACGCCAACAATAATTAAACAAAAAGTTATTCAGGCGATCGCCGATATAGCCGATGCGCCCCGCAAAGAGTGGGCGGTAAAAATATCTCATTATGAAAATGAAGAGGGGGATATCACCAGCAGTATAACGCGTTACACACCAAATCAGGATAAAAATAAACAATGGACCTTGTTACGTATCAACGACCAAACGCCGAGCCAAAAGCAATTAAGGCAATTTGCCGAAAAGAAACAAAAGCATGCTGAAGATAAGGCCGAAGGTAGAAGTTACCGCCTCAATCTGAAAACATTAATTAAACAAGAGAGCCTTCAACTGCTAACGGATAATGGCAGCCATGTTCAGCTAGGTTTTCAAGTGCATATGCAAGACCTGGGAGAAGACGCAATAGGCAAGTTGGCAGGCACGCTTTTGTACAGTAAACAACAAGCATATATTGAAGCCATTACTATTGTTAATCATGACGAATTTTCTCCCATGCTCAGCGCTACTATTTCAGATCTCATGTTGTTTTTTAGTTTTATTAAGCTCAATAACGTGGTGTTACCCCAGCAGCATGAAATGCGTATGAAAGGTCGCTTTGCCTACTTTACTGAAATAGACGAAGTATCAACAACAACCTATTCCGGCTATCAACATACCAGCACTTTATTAACTGAATAGGCCCAAGGGTAACCGATATCTACTTCGGTTAAAAATAGCAGGATGATCAGGCATGCATTTCACATTTATTTCACCTGCCTTTGCTTAACCTAAGGTCACTGTATATAACGAAAATATGATGAAATATGTTTAAAAAAATATTAATAAATCTAGCTGCTGTGATTGCCTTTAGTTTGAGTTTAGGCGGCTGCGATACCCTCAACTCTATCCGCATGATGCAAATAAATTCAGACGCCGAGCCGGTATGGACCGGTAAAGAACGCATTAAGTTAAAGTCAGTATTCTTGGCCGAGAAGCCCTATGTTTATGCCACTGTCGACGGTGAAGAATTGCTGTTTTTGCTTGATACCGGCGCAAGCTTTTTTATTTTAATGGATACGCCAAAAGTACAAAAACTCGGCTTAAATCGCGACTTTGATTTATCTTTGGGGGGATGGGGCGAGCAAGAGGATAGCAAAGCGTTTAAAACGGATATTGGCCGCATCGATCTCGGTGGTGTGCATTTCAACAAGATGAAGGCCGCCGTTATTCCTGTCTCCAAAAGCCACTACTATTTGCGTGACGACGAGGCTATTGATGACGGCGTTATCGGCCACGATATCATGAAACATTTTACCTGGGAGATAGATGCCGCCAATAATGAAATTTATATTTCTCAAGCCAAATATCAACCTGAAGCAAACGCCCGGTATTTTGAATTGCATGAGTTCTTTAACAAAATTAGTATCAAAGGCGACTTGGCATTTAATCAGGAAGATGTTGCAGAAGATGCTGAATTCATCATTGATACCGGCAGCCGTCACTACGCTAAACTCAGCGCTGCATACCCGGAAAACAATGAGATTAAAATAGCGTCAAGCCGCGTGCGTGCCGCGGATTTTGGTTTAAGCGGCAAAGTGGAACATGACCGGGTTATTCTACCTTCGTTGAAGCTGGGCGGTATTAACATAGACAAGGTTAAAGTTAACTTAATTCCGGGTGACGATGAGGATGACTGGTGGGTGTTAGGTAATGCGCTGATGAATCAATTTAAAACCGTGATTGATTATAAACACCAGGCTTTTTATTTAGTCCCGCAACAAAAATTTGTCACCGACCATAATTTATTCGGACTGGAGTTACGAAAAATTCGCAGCGGTGAATTTGTGATACGCTATGTTTTTCCTCAATTACCCGCAAGCAAGTTAGACCTTGAAGTCGGCGACCTTGTCACTAAAATAAACAGCAAAAACTCGTCGGATATTTCGTTAAGTCAATACAATGATATCGCTTCTGAAATTGGCACACACCAAATATGCATTCAACGGCAAAACCAGTGTTTTACTATTGAAGCAAAACATATCGAGGGATATTCAAATTTGTAGCTGTTCAGCCGTGATCTGATACCGGTTTGTTAGAGCCAGTTGCTAATCACACGAATACCATTGTTCGGCTTTTCAGGTATTCATTGCAGCAAAATAAACTTGGCATAGGGGCAGGTGTTGCAATGAAGCATGCATTTGCCTCAATCTGAATTTTCGAAAAACTAAGCGCTTAGTTTTTGGCTGTCCCGTACCTTCTGCCGTCTCGTACCTTCTGCCTTTGCCCAGCCAGTCATGGGTTAAGTGGCTGTAAAGGTTGAGAAAACCATACGGCAAACACCTAAGGCCAGTGACGCTGAAACGGCCTGTCTCACAGGCTCAGCCACGAGCAAAAAAAGAGCATGTTAACCCCTGTCTACAGCAGATATTAATCTAAAAAACAATCAGCTCACCGTTGCTTTATCCCGTAAAAAGGTCTTCCTTATAGGTGCCCCTAAGCAACAAAGGAGCGCCCCAGCACCAGTGACAACAGTTATTCTCAATGTCGCGCACTGTGCGCAACAATAACCGCAACCCCTGGGGGCAGACACACCCAGAGATTGCTAATCGCAACGAATTAAATCGGAGTCCGCCATGGCTGAATCTAATCATAGATCAGAGCCAAGCCCGGCAAAAGTAAAATATCCCGCAACCCGCCAACTTACTGTTTTAGAAACCATATGTGAGAACGCCGCCAAAACCCGCGGGGTTGGCCTTAATTATGTGCCGGTAACCTTAGAGCCTTATATGGTATTAAGAGGCAAATGTCTCACGCAGGCCGGTTTCACTGTAGGGGATAAGGTAACGGTTACTGTTCATCAAGATAAATTGATGATAACGCCAGCCCCAACTTCCCCCGAATAGCTAACCCCTAACTGATAACACTAGCTGCTGCCCACCGGTGTTCGCGCAGCAGCTACTTTTTACAAGCAATACCGAGGCCCGCTAGCGGTTGTAGTTAACGGTGACAACAGCACAGAAACTGATTGCGGCAAGTGACACATCCCTAACGGAATTAAGGAAGAACAGGCTGCTATGAACGCTCCAAGCCCGCTGGTAAAAAAGCCATACCAATGGACAATAAAGAACAAAGCTGGAGGTAATCGCTTTACTTTTATTGACTTATTTTGAATTCTAGGTGATGTTTGTATATGTATTAACATACATTTAACTAATTTAAGAAGAATAAATAGGGACATGTCGATGAAATTAAAATTAAATAAGAAAAAAATAAAGAACCTGTCTAAAGACAATAAAGCACTGCCCATGGTGCTTACCGCGCAAGTTGCCGGTGGTGGGGTTGAACGGTTCGAAGGGACGCATTACGATCATTGTTTACCGCCGACAGAGCGTGAAACTGATTTTCTCCGTAAATAAGACCCATACCTGATTCATTGGTTATGATTGAGCGGTTGATAAGAGCACGTTAATTGTTTTCGTGCCTTAGCAATGCTGAACATCCGCTTGATGATAGAAAGACATGCAGGACATCATATACGTCTTTAACAGCAGAAAAACTGCAGCAGATAATTCCACCGCCTGTTAATCCAAGCTTATTCATTCAATGTCGGCAGCCGTATATGCGATGCCTTAAAGACGGGCGGTCACTGTTGGCTCGGTTTTGTTTTATATTTCTGGCCGCTACAACCTGGAGCTTAGCTGCATTTACGCCGTTTAACTTTGCGTTGCTTTATAGCAACAATGAGTGATTTGAGCACTGGTAAACCTACGAATAATTAAAGCAAATGACTTTATTGACAACCGACCAGCAAATCCGGTTGAAAAAACTCGTAAGTCATTTAAAGGAAAATTAAAATAAAATGAAAACAACTGATAACACCGGCAATTCGCGAAGAAAGTTTCTGAAAAACCTAGCGGTAGCATCAGTAGGAGCAAGCGGGCTGCTGAGTGCGACTTCTGGTTTTGCTCATGCTGCTAATGTCGCCGCGGCGATAAAAAGTTCAAACCGTAAAATACGGGACTGGTTAATCATTGATGGCTTAGGCGCAATATATGATCCAAATTTCGATTATGCAGCCAATCCCGATGTCGATCCCTACTTGATCACTGAGCGGGCTAAACGCGACATCAGAGCGTCCGGTTTAACCGTCCTCAGGCAAACGACCGGCGCTGTAAAAGCTTCTTATCCAGGCGATAACACCCTTGAAACGGCCATTTCCAATATCAGTTGGGTGCATGAATGGATTTACCGGAACAGTGATTTCCTGACATTGATAAAAAGCGCTGACGATATATTGGCAGCCAAGAAAAACAACCAAGTAGGGGTAACGTTAGGGTTTCAGAATTCGCACGTTCTGGGCAAAAATGTTGAAATGGTTGATGTCTTTAGAGCGCTTGGCGTGTTGACCATGCAGCTGACCTATAATGGCCAGAACCAGTTAGGGGGCGGGGCAAACGTCAATGAAAAAATAAAGCTGACTGACTTCGGACACAAAGCTGTTGAGAAAATGAATGACAGCAAAGTCATCATTGATTTGAGCCATGCCGGTCGCCAAACTTGTTTGGATGCCATAAAAGCCAGTAAATCACCGTTAACCATTAGTCACAGCGGTTGTCGTGCCTTGGCAGACTTTCCCAGAAATAAAACTGACCAGGAGATGAAGTTATTGGCAGATAACGGCGGGCTTTTTGGCCTTTATTTTATGCCGTTTTTAGCGGCTGACAGCAATGCCACCGGCAGCCATTTAGTGGCTCATATTGAACACGCGTTAAATATTTGTGGTGAAGATCATGTGTCATTTGGTACTGACGGCACTTATGTCGGCATAGATGACATGGAAAAGCACCGCGAAAATACGGCAAAGTTCACGCAAAGAAGACTCGACTCGGGTACCGCCGCTGCCGGTGAAAAAATTGGCAATGTTAACCTGTTGCCGGATCTGGCCGGGCCTGAGCAATTTCTTCGCATCGCGGATATGTTATCAAGCCGCGGCCATAAGGAAGCAACCATAGAGAAAATATTTGGCCGCAATTCCATGCGGCTGATGCAAGAGGTGTGGGGATAATCGCCGGTGCAAAAAAGAAAGCGACAAAGTTGTTATCAACTATCAAAGAGCTGGCTGGCCTTAAGTTGCTATTCCTGCGCTTATCCGGGTGAATGTATACAAACAAAAATTAGCCTGACTGTGAATTGAATAAATCACAACATCAGGGGAAAGGATTTACTGAGGAGATAACCGGATGGATGTCAGAGACAAAACTTTCAAATACGCTTTAGCCGGTTTTTGCTGGCGCTAACATTTGGCCTGTGCCAGGCGGATGAAAATCCACAAGATTCAGCATTCGCCGCATGTAGCAGATGGCCGGGATGCGGTATTAAGCTTGTTTGCCAGAAAGTTTAAGCATTATGCTGAAATTTCAACCTCAGTGTAACGAACGGCTGCTGAAGGGGAGCTTGTTTGGCACCACCAGCATGTTAAACGCTTGCCTGAGGCTCCCGGTCGTGCGGTTGTCAATATTTTCCGGATGGAAGGCGGAAAATTTGCCGGGCATTGGAATGTTGTACAGGCGGTGCCCGAAAAGTTTAAAAACAAGCATACCATATGTTAAAACGAGAGAGCCGGCTGTTGCTGGGCAGTTCAGTGGTTGGCTGTTCAGTTCAGCAGTCTTATGATGTGATGGTACTTATGATGTAATGGTACTATAGCTAAAAATATAGGCAGCTAAAAATATAAGCTCCCCGCTGGCTGGGGACATGAATAAATGGCAGGTTTTTCCATGTTCGAAGTAGTTGAAAAAGTAGTTGATGTCGATAATTTTATTCGCCTGAGGAATATAACCGGGTTAACTCCCAGGCCCAGGGAAGCGGCGGTAAAAGCCTTGCCCAACAGTCTTTACGGCGTGCATATAAAGCACGAAAGCCAGGTAGTTGCCATGGGGCGTATCGTCGGTGACGGCGCGTTAAATTACGATATTGTCGATATTGCCGTGCAACCTGAATTCCAGGGACAGGGGTTAGGCCGGGAAATCATGCAGCATATTATGGATTATTTAGACCGGCAAGCACCAAAAGGCGCATACATTTGTTTGATGGCGGATGTGCCGGCGCTTTATGAAAAATTTGGCTTCAGGCTTTCCCGGCCGCGCAGCGAAGGCATGTTTATTGTCAAATAACCCTGGCGAGGTGCGGCATTTACTTCGTATACTCTTGTTGGTCAATTACTCACAGAGTCCATGTAAATTATGAAAATAATCAGTGTATTGCTCACGTTTTTTTTCGGTTTTTTCTGCTCGTATGCCGATGCCCGGCCTTGTAATTCCCTCAGAGCCGTTGACTGGCTGTTGGGGAGCTGGCGCGGGACCGATGGCAATAATGTGATAATCGAGTCATGGCAGAAAGTGAGTCCTTTGACTTATGAAGGGTTGGGGGAGACAAGATCTAAAGCGTCGAATGCCCTTAAAGGCAGCGAGTCGATGAGGCTTGTTGAAATGTCTAATCATGTTTTCTACCTGGCAAAAGTGAGACATAATGAGCTGGCAGTCGCTTTTAAGCTCACCCGGTGTTCAAAGCGCAGCGCCGTTTTTGAAAACCCCGAGCATGATTTTCCTCAAAAATTACATTATCAGCTCCAGGGCGAGCATAAATTAACCGTGACCGTCAGCAATGGTAAAGATGAAGGTTTTACCATTAATTTAGATAAGCGGGATGTCCGCTAGCCGGCAGCCAGCTTGTAAGGAAGTTCTATGTTAATTATTGGCGCGTTGTTACTGGTGCTTATTGGTTTTATCCATTCCTGTTTAGGCGAAAAGTATATTTTGACCCGTTTATTTCGTCGGGATAATTTACCTAAGTTACTCGGCAGTGACTGGTTTACCAAGCGTGTATTAAGGTTTGCCTGGCATTTAACCACGCTTGCCTGGTGGGGCTTTGCTGCTATCTTGTATGTATTGTCAAAACCACAGGAAAATAGTCAGGGGGAAATCTTGGTGATTATTGCCCTGGTATTTGCCTTGAGCGGCTTAGTGTCCTTGTTTTTTTCTCGGGGTAAACATTTGTCGTGGATGTGCTTTTTTGCCATCGCTTTTACCAGCTATTACGGCTCCCTGTACGGCTGAAGCGGCAGTAGCCAAGTAGAATTGATGTTGTATTTTTATCCGCAATCCCCTTGGCTGCTGGCAGTACCGAGGCGGTAAAACAAGGCTGTGCGATTGGGAGGACTGCTTAGCACATCTATCGCCAATTTTTAAGCCGACCGCTGGCTACATTACAGCACAGCTGTTTTGAGCGATGTTTGAATGCTTGATAAAGCTATGTTCTGGCCTGGGCGCGACCAGGCCAGGGTTGTATTGGATAATCATAAATTATCAAGGCATTATTGGTAAGACTTACAAGTCACCGAATCCAGGATGGCATAACAGCGGTTGCTGCTGCCGCTGTCTTTTTCTACCCAGCGGCCGTTGGCATAATTGACAAAGGTCATTTCATCTTCACCACAAGTTGTAGTAAAAGTTTTTTCATTTTTATTTTCCTTTCTTTTAAATCATCTGTGAATATGTGTCGCAATCCGCATCTGCATTGCGCAAATATCACCACCTGCTTATGTTGCATTTAGAGGTCTTTGGTGTTTCGTTTTTGTTAATATGTTTGGGCGTGATACCAAAGCAGCTGAGGGGGATATGAAAATTAACCAGACGAAAAATGTCAGCAACCCAGGGCTGCCAGCCAATAATGCAAATTAATTGGTGCACTCTTTTGTTTTTCGGGTTATAAAGATGTTTAGAT
It includes:
- a CDS encoding aspartyl protease family protein, whose product is MFKKILINLAAVIAFSLSLGGCDTLNSIRMMQINSDAEPVWTGKERIKLKSVFLAEKPYVYATVDGEELLFLLDTGASFFILMDTPKVQKLGLNRDFDLSLGGWGEQEDSKAFKTDIGRIDLGGVHFNKMKAAVIPVSKSHYYLRDDEAIDDGVIGHDIMKHFTWEIDAANNEIYISQAKYQPEANARYFELHEFFNKISIKGDLAFNQEDVAEDAEFIIDTGSRHYAKLSAAYPENNEIKIASSRVRAADFGLSGKVEHDRVILPSLKLGGINIDKVKVNLIPGDDEDDWWVLGNALMNQFKTVIDYKHQAFYLVPQQKFVTDHNLFGLELRKIRSGEFVIRYVFPQLPASKLDLEVGDLVTKINSKNSSDISLSQYNDIASEIGTHQICIQRQNQCFTIEAKHIEGYSNL
- a CDS encoding DNA polymerase II produces the protein MKNGFLLTRQSQDHGHGTVITLWLKTAQGAVKLLIENEQSVFFVINDQVAFAQKLLGEQQIAVSKISPLALKTFGQDEVTGFYFNTMRDFYSARDCLKTGGIKCYEDDFRPDDRYLMERFITAGIAFVGGQGAGNERLREVKTADGPGNQYLEVAKARCRPQQVDIDLVMVSIDIECAMDGTLYSIGAYSDSCQKVFMIGPAPADIDSREGGTSADYIVWIENEVQLLHSFLAWLREYDPDIIIGWNVINFDMDLLQKRCDKYGISFTIGRDNKPAYWRKNKNSEQKYLEIAGRVVLDGIDVLKTATYNFPSFTLDYVANALLGIGKKVEDVDNRLKEITDNFLHNKPALAAYNLEDCRLVWLIFEETLLLDFAKLRAQLTGLAIDRVGGSVAAFTNLYLPKLHRSGYVAPNMGDGHSGLVSPGGYVMDSIPGLYTNVLVLDFKSLYPSIIRTFKIDPMGMIEGLAAPDTSIPGFDGAYFSRGQHFLPDIIESLWSERDKAKRDKNAALSQAIKIIMNSFYGVLGSNGCRFYDPRLSGSITKRSHAILKTTQEWIEAKGYKVIYGDTDSIFVDISAEYNREQSRALGKELQDLINDKWQQTIRDDYGLQSQLEIEFETHFSKFLMPTIRGLDVGTKKRYAGLVENSGEQKIIFKGLESVRTDWTELAKIFQRELYHRVFNNLEVADYVKDMVAKTRAGAFDDCLVYRKRLRRKLKDYVKNVPPHVKAARLADEQNAKEGKPLRYQNKGWVEYFLTLNGPQTKEHLSAALDYDLYIERQLEAVADAILPFIGTSFAEITDAQLSLFS
- a CDS encoding N-acetyltransferase, with the translated sequence MSKIEFVSFNQVEPEDLLPIVNEPMLRKHLVDHPIFDSVSIKEWMDGKIKTGSIPGCRVRAVFIGGILAGWCGIQPDDNGFEIAIVISKSFWGFGISIFSSLMCWAKALGHKEIMFHLLETRPEYKALKSKATKVQKTELLGRNFTTYFISVDKWYAE
- a CDS encoding DUF6265 family protein; protein product: MKIISVLLTFFFGFFCSYADARPCNSLRAVDWLLGSWRGTDGNNVIIESWQKVSPLTYEGLGETRSKASNALKGSESMRLVEMSNHVFYLAKVRHNELAVAFKLTRCSKRSAVFENPEHDFPQKLHYQLQGEHKLTVTVSNGKDEGFTINLDKRDVR
- a CDS encoding dipeptidase, whose amino-acid sequence is MKTTDNTGNSRRKFLKNLAVASVGASGLLSATSGFAHAANVAAAIKSSNRKIRDWLIIDGLGAIYDPNFDYAANPDVDPYLITERAKRDIRASGLTVLRQTTGAVKASYPGDNTLETAISNISWVHEWIYRNSDFLTLIKSADDILAAKKNNQVGVTLGFQNSHVLGKNVEMVDVFRALGVLTMQLTYNGQNQLGGGANVNEKIKLTDFGHKAVEKMNDSKVIIDLSHAGRQTCLDAIKASKSPLTISHSGCRALADFPRNKTDQEMKLLADNGGLFGLYFMPFLAADSNATGSHLVAHIEHALNICGEDHVSFGTDGTYVGIDDMEKHRENTAKFTQRRLDSGTAAAGEKIGNVNLLPDLAGPEQFLRIADMLSSRGHKEATIEKIFGRNSMRLMQEVWG
- a CDS encoding GNAT family N-acetyltransferase, producing the protein MFEVVEKVVDVDNFIRLRNITGLTPRPREAAVKALPNSLYGVHIKHESQVVAMGRIVGDGALNYDIVDIAVQPEFQGQGLGREIMQHIMDYLDRQAPKGAYICLMADVPALYEKFGFRLSRPRSEGMFIVK
- a CDS encoding SymE family type I addiction module toxin; translated protein: MAESNHRSEPSPAKVKYPATRQLTVLETICENAAKTRGVGLNYVPVTLEPYMVLRGKCLTQAGFTVGDKVTVTVHQDKLMITPAPTSPE